One Arachis hypogaea cultivar Tifrunner chromosome 18, arahy.Tifrunner.gnm2.J5K5, whole genome shotgun sequence genomic window, TTCATCAAATTGCAACAACAGCATCCAATACATCACATAAAACAAGATTTAACAATGGCCAAATCCAACACTACTACCAAAAATACAACCTTAACACCAAAACCAACATGGGTTTTGCCTTATAGAACAAAAAATCTGAATGAAGTCTACACTCTAGGAAGAAAATTGGGTCAAGGTCAATTTGGAACCACATACCTTTGCACACACAAAACAACAGGATGCAAATATGCCTGCAAATCAATCCCAAAGAAGAAGCTTTTCTGCAAAGAGGATTATGATGATGTTTGGAGGGAGGTTCAGATAATGCACCATTTATCCGAGCACCCCAATGTGGTGAGGATCCATGGAACCTATGAGGACATCTCAAATGTTCATTTGGTTATGGAGGTTTGTGAGGGTGGTGAGTTGTTTGATAGGATTGTGAAGAAGGGTCAATACAGTGAGAGAGAGGCTGCAAAGGTTATTAAGACCATTGTTGAGGTTGTTGAGTCTTGTCACTCTCTTGGGGTCATGCATAGAGACCTAAAGCCTGAGAATTTCTTGTTTGATAGTGTTGAAGAAGATGCTAAGCTTAAAGCCACTGATTTTGGTTTGTCTGTGTTCTACAAACCAGGTTTGTTTCCTTTGCTTCTAGCTTCTGGTTCAGTTACTTATAGATCCCTCCTTGATACTACTTAATGAGGAAAGAATAGTATTTAAGCAAATGTTTAAGAATGTTTTGTTGCGCGATTAGGGTGACCCGTTTATTCGATTGTTTTTGACATTTTTAAGAACTAGAAAATGCAGACAATGCTTTTGTGATTTGATGTATTGGTCTGATTTCATTTAAAATGTTGTTTCATGACTCTGGCCTTAACTATCTTCTTGAATTTGTGTGATCAGACTTTAAATCTTATTGATTTTGGTTAAATATCATGGCCATATGGTGAAAATATTGAAATTATGGATCTTCAATTGATTGTAGTTTGTAATGGTGTTTCATCATTTGATTTGGAATCTGATCAAGTTGAGAAAGAGATATATATACCTGAATATTTGAACTCTGGAAAATGGCTATATATGTATCTTCAAGTGCTTTTGAACTTAAGATCCTTGCCTTGAAGACAATTAAATAGTTAAATTTCTCAATCTCTTTAAGGCATAGTTTACTGtttaaaaatgatatttgattGTCTGTGCTTTTCAGGTGAATCTtttactgatgttgttggaagcCCTTACTATGTTGCGCCGGAAGTCCTGCGCAAACATTATGGACCAGAGTTAGACGTGTGGAGTGCCGGCGTTATCTTGTACATCTTACTAAGTGGAGTGCCACCATTCTGGGCAGGTATTACTCCCTCTGTTCCAAAATATCTGTATTAATTTCGAAACTGTATCTAGATATATTGAATAATGAAAGtaccaaaattaaaaaagtaCTAATGCAAATTATTTGATCAACAGAAACGGAGCAAGGGATCTTCAGGCAGATTTTAATGGGAAAACTTGATTTCCGCTCTGAGCCATGGCCTAGCATTTCCGGCAGCGCAAAGGATCTAATCCGGAAAATGCTAGACCGAAATCCAAAAACAAGGCTCACAGCTCACCAAGTACTTTGTAAGTCTATCATTAAATCTTGAAGAGCACGTAACTTGATTTGCACGAAACAGCTCATAGCTCATCTTTTTCTGTGTCAGGTCACCCGTGGATCGTTGATGACAATATTGCGCCGGATAAACCTCTTGATTCTGCTGTCTTATCGCGCCTGAAGCAGTTCTCCGCAATGAATAAGCTTAAGAAGATGGCGCTGCGCGTAAGGCTTTCTTATAACATCTTGTTAAGGCTAAGAATGCAGTAATCTGTTCCTGATAGAATGAGAAAGTGATTAATTATATTTGCTAAGATAAACTTTccattgaattgaaagaaattaaTGAATGTAACTAAGATCACTTTCTTCAAAGCCTTGGCCTGAATTTCAAGCAACAATTATATCTATAATTTGTAAGACACCAAAAGTTTTGAGAGCTTTTCACTTTTTCAGCTTAAATCTTACATTTGGAACTCTATCAGAACCTCATTGTTTTCACCAGGAGCTTGAAACTGATCCTAATTCTACAATTTCAAAACTTTTGCTTACTCGTTCCAGGTTATTGCTGAGAGGCTCTCTGAGGAAGAAATTGGTGGTCTGAAAGAGTTGTTTAAGATGCTTGATGCAGACAACAGCGGAACCATAACATTTGAAGAGCTAAAAGTTGGTTTAAAgaaagtaggatctgaacttatGGAATCCGAAATCAAGGATCTTATGGATGCAGTAAGATCAATGTTAACATTTGTTTAGTGAATCCAATTTTCCAAGTTAAGGATTAGACATAATCTTATGATGTTGTATGAAACAGGCTGATATTGATAACAGTGGTACAATTGACTATGGTGAATTCATTGCTGCTACTGTTCACTTGAATAAGCTTGAGAGAGAGGAAAACCTGTTGTCAGCATTCTCTTATTTTGACAAAGATGGAAGTGGCTACATAACCATTGATGAGATTCAACAAGCTTGTAAGGAGTTTGGTTTGGATGATGTCCATATTGATGAAATGGTCAAGGAAATTGATCAAGACAATGTAAGCACTGTTTTATCCTGCAATTATAAATTGAGCATAGATTCATTACTAGGGATTAATGGAAGACTTGTGATGCAGGATGGACAAATAGATTATGGCGAATTTGCTGCCATGATGAGAAAAGGTAATGCAGGCGGAGCGATCGGAAGGCGAACTATGAGAAGAACACTCAATTTCAGAGATGCTCTGGGAATCCCAAGGGATGGATCTGATCAATCTGCTGATGATTACCTTTAGTAATTGTTTGGTGAAAATTCTGAACAATGAAAAACTTTGGTGACATGAACCAAATTTTGTATTTATGAGAATAAACCCATTATTATAAAGGTGTTTTTCTTTAGATGTACACAAGGCTAAAACATGCTAATTCTATTAAAAGGatataattacaaataatataaagTAAAAACAATGATAAATTGGAAGACTAAATTAAATCAACTATCATATTTTCCACAAGACATGTTAATCACTTTAGAACTATTCCGTGGAACGCACATACAATGAAAGTTATCATTGATCCAAGGATTTGATTAATCCTTCACGTTTTTTTGTTGTACAAATCTCCTTATTTTAGAGAAGCCAAATCTTTGCATTGAGCATTTCCTGTCTATATTGTTGAAGAATATCTGCAGAAATTAGTCATCAACCTCAGTGTGTTCCTCTATGGACCAATGAATCTGTCAAGTATTGCTGGGTAACTAATCGAAAATTTAGGACTGTAATGTTTGATATTGTAGTTGCATCAGTAGGCACTGACCTAAAATAAGTGGTATTTAGAAGGCTAAAATGTAAAATGTAAAGGCACACGCAGCTACAACAAATGAACCTTATTTAAAACTAAATAGAGTCAGCTAAATAGATAAACAAAATATACACTTGCCTTTTATAAGATCCAAGATTCCAATAAATCTTTTTAGCATAAGTTCTGGCTCCTGAATTCATACATACCCAAAAATAAATCTTTCCTATAaatcaatatgtataaattatGAAGTCACAAAGAGGAGCTGGTTATGGCCACTTCATGTGACAATGATGAGCTGTGTCTGCACATCAATATGAACTTATAAATCATTCAGGGTAACATCTCACATGTAGCAACCATAGCATTTGCAAGAAACTAAATCAGGAGTGACGAATGCGTATATTTGCCAGTTGCGAATATTAGCCAACATGGAACTGCTTATTTCGTTAGCATAGTTGCTGCCTTCACATCTTGCTGGCAAGCGGAAGATATTTGGTATGACGCCCCTGCGCAAAAATTTTGCCAGTCTTTTTCTTCCTGAACTCGACACTAACAACAGCTACTGCCTTTCCTACACGTAGGGTCTTGGCCTCGATCTCAATCTCCTCCTAACATAACAGAAGgccacaaataaaaaagaaatcatCAAATCAACAACATCCAATATCATAAACCAAGAAGCGGATCCCTCCATTCCACTCATCGAAAAACAAAGTCTCATCCATACTGAACAATAAATCAATTCATGCCAAAATTAGAAAAGAGCATAGTTCACAAAATCATAAGCAATTGCAATAGTTTAAAGAGGGTGTCAACAGATAAAATCATAGGTTTTATCTTTGAGGGTCTCCCAATTTTTGTTTCTTGACCAGATATCAGACTGAATAGAGCTTGTAGCAGTGACCAAATTCATGGTAGCAAGACGGACAAAGAGCGAAAGATATCATATCATACTGCAATCTATCTGCGCTCAGGTGAATAACAATAAATTCAaacctttttcttttaaaaatgataGGTACTCTAGTTTGAGCTAGGCCAATATCATATTGGGAATAAAGttctccctatatatatatactccttTTTTTCATAGGACTCAATATCACTTGAACCAACAATACGGTTGATCAATTCATGAAAGCCAAAGGGACCATTCCAACAGCTTCTTGAGGCATCAAACAAAGCAAACCATTACCAAACACATCACAGCCGCAAAACAATTTATACAAAGATCAAATCAAGCAACTTGAATTTGTCAAAAGATTCCACATATTTTCACCATTTGACAAATTCAGTGTGGAATTGCACATTTTGACAATTGATAGCGGCCAATTTCATTTTGTTTCCCCCTAAAagaacacaaaagaaaagaaaagaaaaggtaaaGATAAATAGAAATGAATgatgatagatagatagatactaACATGAGCATATGCAGCATCTAAGTATGTAACATTG contains:
- the LOC112769061 gene encoding calcium-dependent protein kinase SK5; amino-acid sequence: MAKSNTTTKNTTLTPKPTWVLPYRTKNLNEVYTLGRKLGQGQFGTTYLCTHKTTGCKYACKSIPKKKLFCKEDYDDVWREVQIMHHLSEHPNVVRIHGTYEDISNVHLVMEVCEGGELFDRIVKKGQYSEREAAKVIKTIVEVVESCHSLGVMHRDLKPENFLFDSVEEDAKLKATDFGLSVFYKPGESFTDVVGSPYYVAPEVLRKHYGPELDVWSAGVILYILLSGVPPFWAETEQGIFRQILMGKLDFRSEPWPSISGSAKDLIRKMLDRNPKTRLTAHQVLCHPWIVDDNIAPDKPLDSAVLSRLKQFSAMNKLKKMALRVIAERLSEEEIGGLKELFKMLDADNSGTITFEELKVGLKKVGSELMESEIKDLMDAADIDNSGTIDYGEFIAATVHLNKLEREENLLSAFSYFDKDGSGYITIDEIQQACKEFGLDDVHIDEMVKEIDQDNDGQIDYGEFAAMMRKGNAGGAIGRRTMRRTLNFRDALGIPRDGSDQSADDYL